In Desulfotomaculum sp., a single genomic region encodes these proteins:
- the larC gene encoding nickel pincer cofactor biosynthesis protein LarC: MKALYFDCFSGVSGDMILGALIDAGASFENISGQLKHLGIQDYELKVLKDRSYGITGSKFQVIFDEHYLPLRNLSDISRLIEESSLPADIKDNAAAVFLKLAGAEALVHGVPLENVHFHELGAIDTIIDIVGTLLALDELGIEKIYCSPLPISHGYVRCSHGIFPVPAPATAEILKGFPIRFIDIEGELVTPTGAAIVTVLSDFSRIMPGMKLIHTGYGLGQNDYGIPNALRVFIGEYDDPENTTDSEPVNPKQEITVLQTNIDDLNPEILAFAADKLLNYGAIDVSITPLVMKKGRSGCLLTVLCFFETRKKLIDIIFKETTSLGIRVHQERRVVLPRQEICVETEYGPVRVKISATTNREKQISPEYEDCRKIASEKDIPLRVVYDASLQAARSLLKESI, translated from the coding sequence ATGAAAGCACTTTATTTTGATTGTTTCAGCGGTGTTAGCGGCGATATGATTTTGGGAGCTTTGATTGATGCAGGCGCAAGCTTTGAGAACATAAGTGGACAATTAAAACATCTTGGTATACAGGATTACGAACTAAAGGTCCTCAAGGATCGATCATATGGCATAACAGGATCCAAGTTTCAAGTAATATTCGACGAACATTACTTGCCTTTGCGGAATCTCTCCGATATTTCCCGGCTAATTGAAGAAAGTTCTCTTCCCGCTGATATAAAAGATAACGCCGCCGCGGTTTTTCTTAAACTTGCCGGAGCAGAGGCATTGGTACACGGAGTTCCCCTGGAAAATGTCCACTTTCATGAGCTAGGAGCAATAGATACAATTATCGATATTGTAGGAACTCTTCTTGCGCTTGATGAACTGGGCATCGAAAAGATATACTGCTCGCCCTTGCCGATCAGTCATGGTTATGTCAGGTGCAGTCACGGCATATTTCCAGTCCCGGCGCCTGCGACGGCAGAAATATTAAAAGGTTTTCCCATCCGCTTTATAGACATTGAGGGTGAACTGGTAACACCAACCGGAGCGGCAATAGTAACTGTTTTGTCTGATTTTTCCCGGATCATGCCGGGCATGAAGCTGATCCATACCGGATACGGCCTGGGTCAAAACGATTACGGAATTCCTAATGCCCTGCGCGTTTTTATCGGGGAATATGATGATCCGGAAAATACAACAGATAGTGAACCCGTTAATCCCAAACAGGAAATTACCGTATTGCAAACAAACATTGACGATTTAAACCCTGAAATATTGGCTTTTGCTGCTGACAAGCTGCTCAACTACGGAGCGATTGATGTATCGATAACACCTCTGGTCATGAAAAAAGGACGGTCTGGATGTCTGCTTACAGTTCTATGTTTTTTTGAAACAAGAAAGAAATTGATTGATATTATATTTAAGGAAACTACCAGCCTCGGAATACGGGTTCATCAAGAAAGACGGGTCGTTCTGCCCAGACAGGAAATATGCGTGGAAACGGAATACGGGCCTGTCAGGGTTAAAATTTCAGCCACCACGAACAGAGAAAAACAAATCAGCCCCGAATATGAGGACTGCCGTAAAATCGCCAGTGAGAAAGATATCCCCCTTAGAGTTGTATACGATGCTTCCTTACAAGCCGCACGAAGTCTTTTAAAGGAAAGTATTTGA
- a CDS encoding prephenate dehydratase, translating into MEVFKSDSLYLIVPEKEWSKLKRIGYLGPPGTFSELAARFYIDQLRKVGHDEEADAVCLSSFADILSAVESGELEEGLLPFENSTEGSINVILDLLAHRFKEVKIKGEAIIPVVHQLLARQWMSADEIEVVVSHPQALAQCWGFIEQYLYLAQKKEVISTAEAARLVSLHQEPWAAIGTSLAAETLNLVVIAGNINDYPENATRFVIIAMQDSKPVSGCKTSLILSVNDRPGALYDILKEFASREINLTHIESRPTKSRLGDYLFFIDLEGHRKDAHVCDALSCIKRYTVSMRILGSYPAHGAAKKRENS; encoded by the coding sequence CTGGAGGTTTTTAAATCTGACTCACTTTACCTGATTGTCCCCGAAAAGGAATGGTCAAAATTGAAAAGAATCGGGTATTTGGGCCCGCCGGGAACATTTTCGGAACTGGCAGCCCGCTTCTATATTGATCAGCTCAGAAAAGTTGGTCATGATGAAGAAGCAGATGCAGTCTGCCTTTCTTCCTTTGCCGATATCTTATCCGCTGTTGAATCAGGTGAGCTCGAGGAAGGACTTCTTCCTTTCGAGAATTCAACTGAAGGTTCAATTAACGTAATACTCGATCTACTGGCCCACCGGTTTAAAGAAGTAAAAATCAAAGGAGAGGCGATTATTCCGGTTGTTCATCAACTCCTTGCCCGTCAATGGATGAGCGCTGACGAAATTGAGGTGGTAGTCTCCCATCCGCAAGCGCTTGCGCAGTGTTGGGGTTTCATTGAGCAGTATTTATACCTGGCACAAAAAAAGGAAGTCATCAGCACGGCTGAAGCTGCCCGGCTTGTATCCCTCCATCAGGAGCCATGGGCGGCAATAGGAACATCCCTGGCTGCGGAAACACTTAACCTTGTCGTTATTGCCGGGAACATAAACGATTATCCGGAAAATGCCACAAGGTTTGTAATTATAGCTATGCAGGATAGTAAACCTGTTTCCGGTTGTAAAACCTCTCTTATTTTATCTGTAAACGACCGCCCTGGAGCGCTGTATGATATTCTAAAAGAATTTGCCAGTAGGGAGATTAACCTGACGCACATAGAATCGCGGCCTACAAAGAGCAGGCTGGGTGATTATTTATTCTTTATCGATCTTGAAGGGCATCGTAAAGACGCGCATGTTTGTGATGCCTTATCATGTATCAAAAGGTATACGGTAAGTATGCGTATTTTAGGATCTTATCCCGCCCATGGCGCCGCTAAAAAACGAGAAAATTCTTGA